The following are from one region of the Sorghum bicolor cultivar BTx623 chromosome 2, Sorghum_bicolor_NCBIv3, whole genome shotgun sequence genome:
- the LOC8060624 gene encoding protein UXT homolog isoform X2 yields the protein MAAAEAWARQEKVRKFEEFVDQRLKPDLANAIAQRDKVFEQQKTFLDLKRNIENLERNGVTSMRSMVNLGSEVYMQAEVPDTRHIFVDIGLGFHVEFTWQEALQFISVREARLTRQIDEYTHLIASIKAQIKLVCEGIREVLQLPAEKELSPRNTW from the exons ATGGCTGCGGCAGAGGCGTGGGCACGACAGGAGAAAGTGAGGAAGTTCGAGGAGTTCGTGGACCAGCGGTTGAAACCTGACCTTGCTAATGCCATCGCACAGCGCGACAAGGTGTTTGAGCAGCAGAAGACCTT CTTGGATTTGAAGAGGAACATTGAAAATTTGGAGAGGAATGGTGTTACCAGCATGCGGTCCATGGTCAACCTAGGCTCGGAGGTGTACATGCAAGCAGAAGT ACCAGATACAAGACATATTTTTGTGGACATTGGTCTAGGTTTTCATGTGGAATTTACTTGGCAAGAAGCTTTACAGTTCATATCTGTAAGAGAGGCAAGGTTGACTAG GCAAATAGATGAATACACGCATCTCATCGCAAGCATAAAAGCACAGATCAAGTTG GTATGTGAAGGTATCCGCGAAGTGCTGCAGCTGCCAGCGGAGAAAGAGTTATCGCCTAGGAATACGTGGTAG
- the LOC8060624 gene encoding protein UXT homolog isoform X1: protein MAAAEAWARQEKVRKFEEFVDQRLKPDLANAIAQRDKVFEQQKTFSLDLKRNIENLERNGVTSMRSMVNLGSEVYMQAEVPDTRHIFVDIGLGFHVEFTWQEALQFISVREARLTRQIDEYTHLIASIKAQIKLVCEGIREVLQLPAEKELSPRNTW, encoded by the exons ATGGCTGCGGCAGAGGCGTGGGCACGACAGGAGAAAGTGAGGAAGTTCGAGGAGTTCGTGGACCAGCGGTTGAAACCTGACCTTGCTAATGCCATCGCACAGCGCGACAAGGTGTTTGAGCAGCAGAAGACCTT CAGCTTGGATTTGAAGAGGAACATTGAAAATTTGGAGAGGAATGGTGTTACCAGCATGCGGTCCATGGTCAACCTAGGCTCGGAGGTGTACATGCAAGCAGAAGT ACCAGATACAAGACATATTTTTGTGGACATTGGTCTAGGTTTTCATGTGGAATTTACTTGGCAAGAAGCTTTACAGTTCATATCTGTAAGAGAGGCAAGGTTGACTAG GCAAATAGATGAATACACGCATCTCATCGCAAGCATAAAAGCACAGATCAAGTTG GTATGTGAAGGTATCCGCGAAGTGCTGCAGCTGCCAGCGGAGAAAGAGTTATCGCCTAGGAATACGTGGTAG
- the LOC8060625 gene encoding ribosome-inactivating protein 9 — protein sequence MAEPKPEFSDLITQAKKKIVPKFTEIFPVEDVNYPYGSFIAAVRKDVVKYCTDHKGIFQPVLPPEKKVPELWFYTQLKTKTSSITLAIRMDNLYLVGFRTPAGVWWEFGKTGDTHLLDDNPRWLGFGGRYQDLIGNKGLETVTLGRAEMTRAVNDLAKKTTMTLEEEQLLMLQDAGLAAAADPQADTKSKLAKLVVMVCEGVRFNTVSRTVEAGFNKGVTISEMQGKQVQKWDRISKAAFDWAKNPNAVIPDMQKLGIKDKNEAARIVALVKNQTTATASASATYEKSDV from the coding sequence ATGGCCGAGCCAAAGCCAGAGTTCAGTGATCTTATTACGCAAGCGAAGAAAAAAATAGTACCAAAGTTCACTGAAATCTTCCCCgtggaggacgtgaactacccTTACGGCTCCTTCATCGCCGCGGTCAGGAAAGATGTGGTCAAATACTGCACCGACCATAAAGGCATCTTCCAGCCTGTGCtgccgccggagaagaaggtccccGAGCTCTGGTTCTACACCCAGCTCAAAACCAAGACCAGCTCCATCACGCTCGCCATACGCATGGACAACCTCTACCTCGTCGGCTTCAGGACCCCGGCCGGTGTGTGGTGGGAGTTCGGCAAGACCGGCGACACCCACCTCCTCGACGACAACCCGAGGTGGCTCGGCTTTGGCGGCCGGTACCAGGACCTCATCGGCAATAAGGGCCTGGAGACCGTCACCTTGGGCCGTGCCGAAATGACAAGAGCCGTCAACGACCTGGCGAAGAAGACGACGATGACATTAGAGGAGGAGCAGCTGCTGATGCTGCAGGATGCTGGTCTGGCAGCGGCGGCTGACCCGCAAGCCGACACGAAGAGCAAGCTGGCGAAGCTGGTGGTCATGGTGTGCGAGGGGGTGCGGTTCAACACTGTGTCCCGCACGGTAGAAGCGGGGTTCAACAAAGGGGTGACCATAAGCGAGATGCAGGGGAAGCAGGTGCAGAAATGGGACAGGATCTCGAAAGCTGCCTTCGACTGGGCTAAAAACCCGAACGCTGTGATCCCTGACATGCAGAAGCTTGGCATCAAAGATAAAAACGAGGCTGCGAGGATCGTTGCGCTCGTTAAGAATCaaactactgctactgctagtgCTAGTGCTACATATGAGAAGAGCGATGTCTGA
- the LOC8060626 gene encoding transmembrane protein 230 — MATRRNVHYSHLPMEDIDGDNAREEADDNLRFTYTPKSHMRIPWKSIALALFLFLIGILLLSLSYFIFTNHMEGDGSQAYGLLFLGVLAFLPGYYETRVAYYSWRGAQGYTFASIPDY, encoded by the exons ATGGCAACAAGACGCAATGTTCATTATTCACATCTTCCTATGGAGGATATAGATGGAGACAATGCTCGTGAAGAAGCTGATGATAACCTACGATTCACCTACACACCAAAATCGCACATGAGAATTCCATGGAAGTCAATTGCCCTAGCACTTTTTCTCTTCCTTATAGGAATTTTACTCCTCTCCCTGTCATATTTTATATTCACAAATCACATGGAGGGTGATGGTTCTCAGGCATATGGTCTCTTATTCCTGGGTGTGCTTGCTTTCCTTCCCG GATATTATGAGACTCGAGTTGCTTATTATTCATGGAGAGGAGCACAAGGGTACACTTTTGCATCCATCCCGGATTATTAG